In Sphingomonas phyllosphaerae, one DNA window encodes the following:
- a CDS encoding oligosaccharide flippase family protein, giving the protein MADSPTLRARMMARIHVPEALLARLGWATSGYIVVQGMRFGTNLVLTRLLAPELFGIMTLLTSLRVGLELFTDIGIGQNVISSPNATDPRFYNTAWTIQVIRGVALALIALLLQPVISHFYGDPTLHKILPFMALFLLMTGFVSIGQPLAVKELAIDRTSMFEVAICFIANLLLIGASWARPDIWGLLIGSLLASLTQIVLSYFVKPEIRHRLLIDWGYVREILGFGKWVFISSIVFFLALNFDRLILAKYVSFAALGIYGIARTLSDVFAQFSVKLGAEIIFPSVAAATARGVELQRKLAHRRMQFQAATMVMIAGVIALSDLIIRIYDVRYHSAAQLIPWVSLAAWLMILSTLNENLMLGLRKPHYSAFGSAAKLVGLAVLLPIGLMRYGIAAAAVTTVLAEMMRYACLSIGQARLKVTFIRQDVLATAALIALAFAIRWVAFEIGLTGAPGELFRITMYR; this is encoded by the coding sequence ATGGCCGACTCCCCAACGCTGCGCGCCCGGATGATGGCACGGATTCACGTGCCCGAAGCGCTGCTGGCCCGGCTCGGCTGGGCGACGTCCGGCTATATCGTCGTGCAGGGGATGCGCTTCGGCACCAATCTGGTCCTCACGCGGCTGCTCGCGCCCGAGCTGTTCGGGATCATGACCCTGCTGACATCGCTGCGGGTCGGGCTGGAGCTGTTCACCGATATCGGCATCGGGCAGAACGTCATCAGCAGCCCGAACGCCACCGATCCGCGCTTCTACAACACCGCCTGGACGATTCAGGTGATCCGCGGCGTCGCGCTCGCCCTGATCGCCTTGCTGCTACAGCCGGTCATCAGCCATTTCTACGGCGATCCGACGCTCCACAAGATCCTGCCGTTCATGGCGCTCTTCCTGTTAATGACCGGGTTCGTCTCGATCGGTCAGCCGCTGGCGGTCAAGGAACTGGCGATCGACCGCACGTCGATGTTCGAGGTCGCCATCTGCTTCATCGCGAACCTGTTGTTGATCGGGGCGTCATGGGCGCGCCCCGATATCTGGGGGCTGCTGATCGGCAGCCTGCTGGCGTCGCTGACCCAGATCGTCCTGTCCTACTTCGTCAAGCCGGAGATCAGGCATCGGTTGTTGATCGACTGGGGCTATGTGCGCGAGATCCTCGGCTTCGGCAAATGGGTGTTCATCTCGTCGATCGTCTTCTTCCTGGCGCTCAACTTCGACCGGCTGATCCTCGCCAAATACGTCAGCTTCGCCGCGCTCGGCATCTACGGCATCGCGCGCACCCTGTCGGACGTTTTCGCGCAATTCAGCGTCAAGCTGGGCGCGGAGATCATCTTTCCCAGCGTGGCCGCCGCCACCGCCCGCGGGGTCGAGCTGCAACGCAAGCTGGCGCACCGCCGCATGCAGTTCCAGGCCGCGACGATGGTCATGATCGCCGGGGTGATCGCCTTGTCCGACCTGATCATCCGCATCTACGACGTGCGGTATCACAGCGCCGCGCAGCTGATCCCCTGGGTGTCGCTGGCGGCGTGGCTGATGATCCTCAGCACGCTGAACGAGAATCTGATGCTGGGCCTGCGCAAGCCGCATTACAGCGCCTTCGGCAGCGCGGCGAAGCTGGTCGGGCTTGCGGTGCTGCTGCCGATCGGTCTGATGCGCTACGGCATCGCCGCCGCGGCGGTGACAACCGTGCTGGCGGAAATGATGCGCTATGCCTGCCTGTCAATCGGGCAGGCGCGCCTGAAGGTCACGTTCATCCGTCAGGACGTGCTCGCCACCGCCGCCCTGATCGCGCTCGCCTTCGCGATCCGCTGGGTCGCGTTCGAGATCGGCCTCACCGGCGCGCCCGGCGAGCTGTTCCGGATCACGATGTACCGCTGA
- a CDS encoding PilZ domain-containing protein: MLIPAILLPSDSDDRRSAERQPINQPSTLRDAREEATDVYVRDLSETGFSVATDSRLEIGSLVTIGLPGRGRASARVVRQVPGGYGCEFVEALGRAEVMQTFRGGTVIQLTSSAPISHPLPEPQITRYPGAVRLGVIVGGSALLWAAIAKALASLF, translated from the coding sequence ATGCTCATACCGGCAATATTGCTACCCAGCGATTCGGACGATCGCCGCTCGGCAGAGCGGCAACCGATCAACCAACCCTCGACGTTGCGTGATGCGCGCGAAGAGGCGACCGACGTCTATGTGCGCGACCTGTCCGAAACCGGCTTCAGCGTCGCCACCGACTCGCGACTCGAAATCGGCAGCCTCGTGACGATCGGCCTGCCCGGCCGCGGCCGCGCCAGCGCGCGGGTCGTGCGGCAGGTGCCCGGCGGTTACGGGTGCGAGTTCGTCGAGGCGCTCGGCCGCGCCGAGGTCATGCAGACGTTCCGCGGCGGCACCGTCATCCAGCTGACCAGCAGCGCGCCGATCAGCCATCCGCTCCCCGAACCGCAGATCACGCGGTATCCGGGTGCCGTCCGGCTCGGCGTGATCGTCGGCGGCTCGGCGCTATTGTGGGCAGCGATCGCCAAGGCACTCGCCAGCCTGTTCTGA
- a CDS encoding sugar transferase, whose amino-acid sequence MHEATVMVAPGRAGVINDINDSAQWQRLDDMASRVLDVTLAVTALIILAPLMAIVAAVIYILDPGPIIFAHQRIGRGGRSFPCLKFRSMVVDADARLRHLLETSPEARAEWERDHKLRDDPRVIGIGRFLRKTSLDELPQLWNVVRGDMSLVGPRPIVVGEISRYGRYFEHYCAVRPGITGLWQVGGRNDVSYRRRVAYDVTYSRARSCAMNVKIIAFTVPSVLFQRGSY is encoded by the coding sequence GTGCATGAAGCGACCGTGATGGTCGCGCCGGGCCGGGCCGGCGTGATCAACGACATCAACGATTCCGCACAGTGGCAGCGACTGGACGATATGGCGAGCCGCGTGCTCGACGTGACGCTTGCCGTCACCGCGTTGATCATCCTCGCACCGCTGATGGCGATCGTCGCGGCGGTGATCTACATTCTCGATCCCGGCCCCATCATCTTCGCGCATCAGCGGATCGGGCGGGGTGGGCGGTCGTTTCCGTGCCTGAAGTTCCGCAGCATGGTGGTGGATGCCGATGCGCGTCTGCGCCACCTGCTCGAAACCAGCCCGGAAGCGCGCGCCGAATGGGAACGCGATCACAAGCTGCGTGACGATCCGCGCGTGATCGGCATCGGGCGCTTCCTGCGCAAGACCAGCCTCGACGAGCTGCCGCAGCTCTGGAACGTCGTCCGCGGCGACATGAGCCTCGTCGGCCCGCGCCCGATCGTCGTCGGTGAGATCAGCCGTTACGGCCGCTATTTCGAGCATTATTGCGCGGTACGGCCGGGCATCACCGGGCTGTGGCAGGTCGGCGGCCGCAACGACGTGTCCTACCGTCGGCGTGTGGCCTATGACGTGACCTACAGCCGCGCGCGGTCGTGCGCGATGAACGTCAAGATCATCGCCTTCACCGTACCCAGCGTGCTGTTCCAGCGCGGTTCTTATTGA
- a CDS encoding NAD-dependent epimerase/dehydratase family protein → MSGRTDPILVTGTAGFIGHAVAHRLLDRGERVIGVDIVNDYYDPTLKEARLATFQGRNTFAFHRADIADAETMATIVREEGVRRVVHLAAQAGVRYSLENPFAYERSNLAGHLSIMEACRHAEGFEHLVYASSSSVYGDKPMGGEGFTEDEAAVDPVSLYAATKRACELMSQSYAKLYGFPQTGLRFFTVYGPWGRPDMAYFSFTQKIMRGEAIEVYGEGKMARDFTYIDDIVDGIVGALDHPPEAGGHRVLNIGDSHPVGLMEMIEALEDAVGQKAEKVMRPMQPGDVTATYADVSKLHALTGYQPKVMLREGLQRFAQWYRGYYGPNA, encoded by the coding sequence ATGAGCGGCCGCACCGATCCGATCCTGGTCACCGGCACCGCCGGCTTCATCGGCCATGCCGTCGCGCACCGGCTGCTCGACCGCGGCGAACGCGTGATCGGCGTCGACATCGTCAACGATTATTACGATCCCACGCTGAAGGAAGCGCGGCTCGCGACCTTCCAAGGGCGCAACACCTTTGCATTCCACCGCGCCGACATCGCCGATGCCGAGACGATGGCGACGATTGTCCGCGAGGAAGGCGTGCGCCGGGTCGTCCATCTCGCCGCGCAGGCAGGGGTGCGCTACAGCCTCGAAAATCCGTTCGCCTATGAGCGGTCGAACCTCGCCGGGCATTTGTCGATCATGGAGGCGTGCCGCCACGCCGAGGGGTTCGAGCATCTCGTCTATGCCAGCTCCAGCTCGGTCTATGGTGACAAGCCGATGGGTGGCGAGGGCTTCACCGAGGACGAGGCGGCGGTCGATCCGGTGTCGCTCTACGCCGCGACCAAGCGCGCGTGCGAGCTGATGAGCCAGTCCTATGCGAAGCTGTATGGCTTTCCGCAGACCGGCCTGCGCTTCTTCACCGTCTATGGCCCATGGGGGCGGCCGGACATGGCCTATTTCTCGTTCACGCAGAAGATCATGCGGGGCGAGGCCATCGAGGTTTACGGTGAAGGCAAGATGGCGCGCGACTTCACCTATATCGACGATATCGTCGATGGGATCGTCGGTGCGCTCGACCATCCCCCCGAAGCGGGCGGGCACCGCGTGCTCAACATCGGTGACAGCCATCCGGTCGGGCTGATGGAAATGATCGAGGCGCTGGAAGACGCGGTGGGGCAGAAGGCCGAGAAGGTAATGCGGCCGATGCAGCCCGGTGACGTGACGGCGACCTATGCCGACGTGTCGAAGCTGCACGCACTGACCGGCTATCAGCCCAAGGTGATGCTGCGCGAGGGGCTGCAGCGATTCGCGCAATGGTATCGCGGCTATTACGGCCCGAACGCCTGA
- a CDS encoding glycosyltransferase, which translates to MLLLAAHPFIIYPITLRFFRHRAVARPPDRDAVRPSLAICMSAYNESRSIRRRLEQLIEAADAYGNATIHVYADGPDDGTIDILREFADRIDLVISYDRNGKTFGMNQLVRRSTSELLMFTDANVLHGRDVIAPLVAPFADPSVGCSSARLVYSNAADSPAAATGAAYWRAEEAIKAIESRTIGLIGVDGAMFVVRRDLHRPPPPHLIDDLYVSLGVLTQGKRVISVPEVLVYERSAIAAEEELLRKRRIACQAINVHRALWPQLRRLPWPALYGYVSHRVLKWMTPFLLASAALFALPVAVAILGGGTVLSLLFDGVIVLAVGNRLRIAIASKIVAALLSLLGVALGVIDSSWRARTYVVWQPAESVRN; encoded by the coding sequence ATGCTGCTGCTCGCGGCGCATCCATTCATTATATACCCGATAACACTCCGCTTTTTTCGCCATCGCGCGGTCGCGCGTCCGCCTGATCGTGATGCCGTCCGGCCATCACTGGCGATCTGCATGTCGGCGTATAACGAATCGCGCTCGATCCGGCGGCGACTGGAGCAATTGATCGAGGCGGCGGATGCCTATGGCAACGCCACGATCCATGTCTACGCCGACGGGCCGGACGACGGCACGATCGACATCCTGCGTGAGTTCGCGGATCGGATCGACCTGGTGATCTCCTACGATCGCAACGGCAAGACATTCGGGATGAACCAGCTCGTGCGACGCTCGACGTCCGAGCTGTTGATGTTCACCGACGCCAACGTCCTGCACGGCCGCGACGTGATCGCGCCGCTGGTCGCGCCGTTCGCCGACCCGTCGGTCGGATGCAGCAGCGCGCGGCTGGTGTACAGCAACGCCGCGGACAGCCCGGCGGCGGCGACCGGGGCGGCCTATTGGCGCGCCGAGGAAGCCATCAAGGCGATCGAGAGCAGGACGATCGGCTTGATCGGGGTCGATGGCGCGATGTTCGTGGTGCGTCGCGACCTCCATCGCCCGCCACCGCCGCACCTGATCGACGATCTCTATGTGAGCCTGGGGGTGCTGACGCAGGGCAAGCGCGTCATCAGCGTGCCCGAGGTGCTTGTGTACGAACGCAGTGCGATCGCGGCGGAGGAAGAGCTGTTGCGCAAGCGGCGGATCGCCTGTCAGGCGATCAACGTCCACCGGGCGTTGTGGCCGCAATTGCGCCGGCTGCCATGGCCGGCGCTGTACGGCTATGTCTCGCACCGGGTCCTCAAATGGATGACGCCGTTCCTGTTGGCGAGCGCCGCGCTGTTCGCCTTGCCCGTGGCGGTGGCGATTCTGGGCGGCGGAACGGTCCTGTCGCTGCTCTTTGATGGCGTGATCGTGCTGGCGGTGGGCAACCGGTTGCGGATCGCGATCGCGTCGAAGATCGTGGCGGCGTTGCTGAGCCTGCTGGGCGTCGCACTGGGCGTGATCGATTCTTCCTGGCGCGCGCGGACCTATGTGGTGTGGCAACCCGCGGAATCGGTGCGCAATTAG
- a CDS encoding DUF1501 domain-containing protein, with amino-acid sequence MVQLSRRHFHRMALSAGAAAALGMFGRGVAYGAPGSGFRAMVGVFLFGGNDGWNMLVPTDTAAYAAYAASRQTVALPSAGIVPLAGSGLGLHKAMASLAPIWDKGAMALVLNTGTLATPLTKATYLSRPDLRPSNLMSHSDEQEHWQGLRAQSVNRDGFMGRLHDRMGASGVPPVISFGGNNVALIGQQAQPLVLPSRGVLSRYGSNSTAIEAAVNSFAGGTGLDDVTASTAETIRDAYAMTAATGAVLGTTGSVEAFFVDPATGAALTSDVSQQLKRVARMIEARSTFGHTRQSFFVSQGGYDTHDAQVAWGNVVAGTHANLLGDLALALSAFYKAMEALGLQDNVTAFTMSDFGRTYRGNAQLGCDHAWGNNHLVIGGGVTAGGVFGRYPDPTLGGADDISNEGRFLPTTAQEEYLGAILKWHGVAEADLPYVVPNWATWSTNGRGPIGLYG; translated from the coding sequence ATGGTCCAGCTCTCCCGCCGTCACTTCCACCGCATGGCGCTCAGCGCTGGCGCGGCGGCCGCGCTCGGCATGTTCGGCCGTGGCGTCGCCTATGGCGCGCCGGGCAGCGGCTTCCGCGCGATGGTCGGCGTGTTCCTGTTCGGCGGCAACGACGGATGGAACATGCTCGTCCCCACCGACACCGCCGCCTATGCCGCCTATGCCGCCTCGCGGCAGACCGTCGCGCTGCCGTCCGCCGGCATCGTCCCGCTCGCCGGAAGCGGGCTCGGGTTGCACAAGGCGATGGCGAGCCTCGCGCCGATCTGGGACAAGGGCGCGATGGCGCTGGTGCTCAACACCGGCACGCTGGCGACCCCGCTGACCAAGGCGACCTATCTCAGCCGCCCCGACCTGCGTCCGTCGAACCTGATGAGCCATTCCGACGAGCAGGAGCATTGGCAGGGGCTGCGCGCCCAATCGGTCAACCGCGACGGCTTCATGGGGCGGCTCCACGATCGCATGGGCGCCAGCGGGGTCCCGCCGGTGATCTCGTTCGGCGGCAACAATGTCGCGTTGATCGGGCAGCAGGCGCAGCCTTTGGTGCTGCCGTCGCGGGGCGTACTGTCGCGGTACGGCAGCAACAGCACCGCGATCGAGGCCGCGGTGAACAGCTTCGCGGGCGGCACCGGGCTCGACGACGTCACCGCCTCCACCGCCGAAACGATCAGGGACGCCTATGCGATGACCGCCGCGACCGGCGCGGTGCTGGGCACGACCGGCAGCGTCGAGGCGTTCTTCGTCGATCCCGCCACCGGCGCGGCGCTGACCTCCGACGTGTCGCAGCAGTTGAAGCGCGTCGCGCGGATGATCGAGGCGCGGTCGACCTTCGGGCACACGCGCCAGTCGTTCTTCGTCTCGCAGGGCGGGTACGACACGCATGATGCGCAGGTCGCCTGGGGCAATGTCGTCGCGGGCACCCACGCCAATCTGCTCGGCGATCTCGCGCTGGCGCTGTCGGCCTTCTACAAGGCGATGGAAGCGCTCGGGCTGCAGGACAACGTCACCGCCTTCACGATGAGCGACTTCGGACGCACCTATCGCGGCAATGCGCAGCTCGGCTGCGATCATGCATGGGGCAACAACCATCTGGTGATCGGCGGCGGGGTGACCGCCGGCGGGGTGTTCGGCCGCTATCCCGACCCGACGCTGGGCGGTGCCGACGACATCAGCAACGAAGGTCGCTTCCTTCCGACGACCGCGCAGGAGGAATATCTCGGCGCGATCCTCAAATGGCATGGCGTGGCGGAGGCAGATCTGCCCTATGTCGTCCCGAACTGGGCCACATGGTCGACCAACGGCCGCGGACCGATCGGACTGTACGGGTGA
- a CDS encoding DUF1800 family protein: protein MASSIADAFWRFLALFTANGSSTPWSAGLTAFDQPVTTIDGAAAVPVDVLRLARQASFGPTPQLVSRIGELGIPGWIDEQFRVRGSTYGDLVKWVPNDYCSDKTIANCWQNHFTRVPVAARFYADAALAPDQLRQRVAFALSQILVVSGSGVNSTAGIASYQQVLLDGAFGNYRDLLGKVTLHGSMGLYLSMADSSRSAPSENYARELLQLFTMGPMQLAADGTPVLAANGAPVPNYGSDDIKALSRALTGWTYTKSGGRTDWTGNDYSQPMVVRPVNWAYDTQAKAFLGVTVPAGAAPADGVRIALDAAFNHPSTPPRLARLLIQHLVKANPSPGYVARIGAVFVDNGKGVRGDMKAIVRAILLDPEARGAEPRGGGFGKVKEPVLAMAGLVRALGLQTDGAAMTLRDAALGQPVFQAPSVFNFYPPDYPLPRSSGLVSPASKLYSAGGTVALQNLVFDWTIKGEANRWDWNAANSLNGASSSANTLPLWAGWEAIAADPDRLVAVVDLLMLDNTATAAQKQALRSAALSITNTNAQLQARKRAQALLYIAASSPNFLVDR, encoded by the coding sequence TTGGCATCGTCGATCGCCGATGCCTTCTGGCGGTTCCTCGCGCTGTTCACCGCCAATGGCAGCAGCACGCCGTGGAGCGCAGGCCTCACCGCGTTCGACCAGCCGGTTACAACCATCGACGGTGCCGCGGCAGTGCCCGTCGACGTGTTGCGTCTGGCGCGACAGGCGTCCTTCGGGCCGACCCCGCAATTGGTGTCGCGAATCGGCGAGCTGGGGATTCCCGGCTGGATCGACGAGCAGTTCCGCGTGCGGGGCAGCACCTATGGCGATCTCGTCAAATGGGTGCCCAACGATTATTGCTCCGACAAGACGATCGCGAATTGCTGGCAGAATCACTTCACCCGCGTGCCGGTCGCCGCGCGCTTCTATGCCGACGCGGCGCTCGCCCCCGATCAGTTGCGCCAGCGCGTGGCGTTCGCGCTGTCGCAGATCCTCGTCGTGTCGGGCAGCGGGGTGAACAGCACCGCGGGCATCGCCTCCTATCAGCAGGTGCTGCTCGACGGTGCCTTCGGCAACTATCGCGATCTGCTCGGCAAGGTGACGCTGCACGGATCGATGGGCCTGTACCTGTCGATGGCCGACAGCAGCCGTAGCGCGCCGTCCGAGAATTATGCGCGCGAACTGCTCCAGCTGTTCACGATGGGGCCGATGCAGCTCGCCGCCGATGGCACCCCGGTGCTCGCCGCCAATGGGGCACCGGTGCCGAACTACGGATCGGACGACATCAAGGCGCTGTCGCGCGCGCTGACCGGCTGGACCTATACGAAAAGCGGCGGGCGCACCGACTGGACCGGCAACGATTACTCGCAGCCGATGGTCGTCCGCCCGGTCAATTGGGCCTATGATACGCAGGCGAAGGCATTTCTCGGCGTCACCGTTCCGGCGGGCGCAGCACCGGCCGATGGCGTCCGCATCGCGCTCGATGCCGCGTTCAACCATCCCAGCACCCCGCCGCGGCTCGCGCGGTTGCTGATCCAGCATCTCGTCAAGGCGAACCCCTCGCCCGGCTATGTCGCGCGCATCGGCGCGGTGTTCGTCGACAACGGCAAAGGCGTGCGCGGCGACATGAAGGCGATCGTCCGCGCGATCCTGCTCGATCCCGAGGCGCGCGGCGCGGAACCGCGCGGAGGCGGGTTCGGCAAGGTCAAGGAACCGGTGCTGGCGATGGCCGGGCTGGTCCGCGCGCTCGGTCTCCAGACCGATGGCGCGGCGATGACGCTGCGCGACGCCGCGCTCGGCCAGCCGGTGTTCCAGGCGCCGTCGGTGTTCAACTTCTACCCGCCCGACTACCCGCTGCCGCGCAGCAGCGGGCTGGTCAGCCCGGCGTCGAAGCTCTACTCGGCGGGCGGCACCGTCGCGCTTCAGAACCTCGTCTTCGACTGGACGATCAAGGGCGAGGCCAACCGCTGGGACTGGAATGCCGCCAACAGTCTCAACGGCGCCAGCAGCTCGGCCAACACCCTCCCGCTGTGGGCCGGCTGGGAGGCGATCGCCGCCGACCCCGACCGGCTGGTCGCGGTGGTCGATCTGCTGATGCTCGACAACACCGCCACCGCGGCACAGAAACAGGCGCTGCGCAGCGCCGCGCTGTCGATCACCAATACCAACGCGCAGCTACAGGCACGCAAGCGCGCGCAGGCCCTGCTCTACATCGCCGCGTCCAGCCCCAATTTCCTCGTCGATCGCTGA
- a CDS encoding DUF1996 domain-containing protein produces MKSLLRHAATGTLTRRTGRSLAQLAGALALASCGGGSGGGGSTAAPSAAAPVTVVPTATPTPTPTPSPTPSASASPVAVTPGSLAAAESYPEIPSNFDVNSELVPSWGTGEIAATGKPDTVGAFRFICSPSHELRDDPIVFPGQAGRSHLHQFFGNTLANANSTYESLRTTGESTCNSPLNRSAYWIPAMLNGKGGVVRPDFISIYYKRLPKDDPECQRMGKACVDLPRGMRFLFGFDMASMSTKFGAGYFNCQGPTAVSGHYDDIVEAAKNCPVGNQLGAIVNAPNCWDGKNLDSADHRSHVANAGYGDWGYLRCPSTHPYVIPGFTLGAWYTVDSDLDTSGKWDGGKSSWHLASDEMPGMPLMRPGSTLHADWFGAWDDSVMRMWTDNCINKLLSCNGGDLGNGKQLKMFAGFSWTAKPHVVAIRN; encoded by the coding sequence ATGAAGTCGCTGCTGCGTCATGCGGCAACGGGCACGCTGACGCGTCGCACCGGCCGATCCCTCGCGCAACTCGCCGGCGCGCTTGCCCTTGCGTCGTGCGGCGGCGGCAGCGGTGGCGGCGGCAGCACGGCCGCGCCGAGCGCCGCGGCACCGGTCACGGTGGTTCCGACCGCTACCCCGACGCCGACCCCAACGCCGTCACCCACGCCTTCGGCGAGCGCATCGCCGGTCGCGGTGACGCCGGGCAGCCTGGCGGCTGCCGAAAGCTATCCCGAGATCCCGAGCAACTTCGACGTCAATTCGGAACTGGTGCCATCGTGGGGCACCGGCGAGATCGCGGCGACCGGCAAGCCCGACACGGTCGGCGCCTTCCGCTTCATCTGCTCCCCCAGTCACGAGCTGCGCGACGACCCGATCGTCTTCCCCGGTCAGGCCGGCCGCTCGCACCTCCACCAGTTCTTCGGCAACACGCTGGCCAACGCCAACTCGACCTACGAGAGCCTGCGCACCACCGGTGAGAGCACCTGCAACAGCCCGCTGAACCGCAGCGCCTATTGGATCCCGGCGATGCTCAACGGCAAGGGCGGGGTCGTCCGACCGGACTTCATCAGCATCTATTACAAGCGGCTGCCCAAGGACGATCCGGAGTGTCAGCGCATGGGCAAGGCGTGCGTCGACCTGCCGCGCGGGATGCGCTTCCTGTTCGGCTTCGACATGGCGAGCATGTCGACCAAATTCGGCGCAGGCTATTTCAACTGTCAGGGACCCACTGCCGTATCGGGCCATTACGACGACATCGTCGAGGCGGCGAAGAACTGCCCGGTCGGCAATCAGCTCGGTGCCATCGTCAACGCGCCCAATTGCTGGGATGGCAAGAACCTCGACAGCGCCGACCATCGCTCGCACGTCGCGAACGCCGGCTACGGTGACTGGGGCTATCTGCGGTGTCCGTCGACGCACCCCTATGTCATTCCGGGCTTCACGCTGGGCGCCTGGTACACGGTCGACTCGGACCTCGACACGTCGGGCAAGTGGGACGGTGGCAAGTCGTCGTGGCATCTGGCGTCGGACGAGATGCCGGGGATGCCGTTGATGCGCCCGGGCAGCACGCTCCATGCCGACTGGTTCGGCGCGTGGGACGATTCGGTGATGCGGATGTGGACCGACAATTGCATCAACAAGCTGCTGAGCTGCAACGGCGGCGACCTGGGCAATGGCAAGCAGCTCAAGATGTTCGCGGGCTTCTCCTGGACCGCCAAACCGCACGTCGTCGCGATCCGCAATTGA
- a CDS encoding DUF1996 domain-containing protein, producing MYRRLIIAVSLLGCAAATPAQRTLLRADETAYELRGPDQAKAGGKQHIAHGVGSPHGDLVRPELGGDVLDVPPSIPSSVRPATLIQPIDEPPGTAAPDTVGAFRFMCEPGQISYDDPIVYPNQPGKSHLHQFFGNTGANANSTYRSLRTTGDSTCVNILNRSAYWMPAMLDGRGHVVRPDYVSVYYKRLPKDSAECRRQGKECVALPRGLRFIFGYDMVTGTTPTGGSYFDCTGPTAKPGRYKTITEAAANCPAGNRLGAIVNAPGCWDGTRLDSPNHREHMANPSYGSWGYLRCPSTHPYVVPSFTLGSWYTVDAQRADTWYLSSDEMPGMARMPAGSTFHADWFGAWDDDVMAMWTADCLDALKSCNSGVLGGRRMMKPTAPFAWTTPRRLVPIPPRPGAPTHAGQAVAAR from the coding sequence GTGTACCGCCGCCTGATCATCGCCGTGTCGCTGCTCGGCTGCGCCGCCGCGACTCCGGCGCAGCGCACGCTGCTGCGCGCCGACGAGACGGCCTATGAGTTGCGCGGACCCGACCAGGCGAAGGCCGGCGGAAAGCAGCACATCGCGCATGGCGTCGGCAGTCCGCACGGCGATTTGGTCCGTCCCGAGCTGGGCGGCGACGTGCTCGACGTACCGCCCTCGATCCCGTCGAGCGTCAGGCCGGCGACGTTGATCCAGCCGATCGACGAACCGCCCGGGACCGCCGCGCCGGACACGGTCGGCGCGTTCCGTTTCATGTGCGAACCGGGACAGATCAGCTACGACGATCCGATCGTCTATCCGAACCAGCCGGGCAAGAGCCACTTGCACCAGTTCTTCGGCAACACCGGAGCGAATGCGAACAGTACGTATCGCAGCCTGCGCACGACCGGCGACAGCACCTGCGTCAACATCCTGAATCGCTCGGCCTATTGGATGCCGGCGATGCTCGACGGCCGCGGCCATGTCGTGCGTCCGGATTATGTCTCGGTCTATTACAAGCGCTTGCCGAAGGACAGCGCCGAGTGCCGCCGTCAGGGCAAGGAATGCGTCGCGCTGCCCCGCGGACTGCGCTTCATCTTCGGCTACGATATGGTGACCGGCACGACCCCGACCGGCGGCAGCTATTTCGATTGCACCGGCCCGACCGCGAAGCCCGGCCGCTACAAGACGATCACCGAGGCGGCGGCGAATTGCCCCGCCGGGAACCGCTTGGGCGCGATCGTCAATGCGCCGGGGTGCTGGGACGGCACACGGCTCGACAGTCCCAACCACCGCGAGCACATGGCGAACCCCAGCTACGGTTCCTGGGGCTATCTGCGCTGCCCGTCGACGCATCCCTATGTGGTGCCGTCTTTCACGCTCGGCTCGTGGTACACCGTCGATGCGCAGCGTGCCGACACCTGGTATCTGTCGTCGGACGAGATGCCCGGCATGGCGCGGATGCCGGCGGGTTCGACCTTCCACGCCGACTGGTTCGGTGCATGGGACGACGACGTCATGGCGATGTGGACCGCCGATTGTCTCGACGCGCTCAAATCCTGCAACAGCGGTGTGCTGGGCGGACGCCGCATGATGAAGCCGACGGCACCGTTCGCCTGGACGACGCCGCGCCGGCTGGTCCCGATCCCGCCGCGACCGGGTGCGCCGACGCACGCGGGGCAGGCAGTGGCGGCGCGCTAG